The following proteins come from a genomic window of Companilactobacillus pabuli:
- the pheS gene encoding phenylalanine--tRNA ligase subunit alpha, with amino-acid sequence MSLNDTLKNLRENGIDEAKRAQKLQELNDLRVNLLGKKGPITKALRGMKDVPAEQRPEIGTLANNVKKDIQAAIEEKMAELNQKLIAKKLEEETIDVTLPATKKVQGTKHILNQTIEDIEQFFIGLGYEVAGGYEVEEDHYNFERLNIPKDHPARDMQDTFYLSDELLMRTQTSAQEGRDMEAHDFTKGPLKMISPGVVYRRDDDDATHSHQFHQIEGLVVDKNISMADLKGTLDALCRHVFGPDREIRFRPSYFPFTEPSVEVDVSCFNCGGTGCRICKYTGWIEVLGAGLTHPNVLKMSGIDPNEYSGMAFGLGPERFAMLKYGVNDIRDFYLNDVRFLEQFKGVN; translated from the coding sequence ATGTCATTAAATGATACGTTAAAGAATTTAAGAGAAAATGGTATCGATGAAGCTAAACGTGCACAAAAGCTTCAAGAATTAAATGATTTAAGAGTTAACTTATTAGGTAAAAAAGGTCCAATCACTAAAGCCTTGCGTGGTATGAAAGATGTTCCAGCTGAACAACGTCCAGAAATTGGAACTTTAGCTAATAACGTTAAAAAAGATATTCAAGCTGCTATTGAAGAAAAAATGGCGGAACTTAATCAAAAATTAATTGCCAAAAAACTTGAAGAAGAAACAATCGACGTTACTTTACCAGCTACAAAAAAGGTTCAAGGAACAAAACATATTTTGAACCAAACGATTGAAGATATTGAACAATTCTTCATTGGTTTAGGCTATGAAGTTGCTGGTGGCTATGAAGTTGAAGAAGATCACTATAACTTTGAAAGATTGAATATCCCTAAAGATCATCCGGCTCGTGATATGCAAGATACGTTCTACTTGTCAGATGAATTATTGATGAGAACTCAAACTTCAGCTCAAGAAGGTCGTGACATGGAAGCTCATGACTTTACTAAAGGTCCTTTGAAGATGATCTCACCGGGTGTTGTTTACCGTCGTGATGATGATGACGCTACTCACTCACATCAATTCCATCAAATTGAAGGTTTAGTTGTTGATAAGAATATCTCTATGGCAGATTTAAAGGGAACGCTTGATGCATTATGTCGTCACGTCTTCGGTCCTGATCGTGAGATCCGTTTCCGTCCAAGTTACTTCCCATTTACCGAACCATCAGTTGAAGTTGACGTTTCTTGTTTCAATTGTGGTGGTACAGGTTGTCGTATTTGTAAATATACTGGTTGGATTGAAGTATTAGGTGCTGGCTTAACACATCCAAACGTTTTGAAGATGTCAGGCATCGATCCTAATGAATACAGTGGTATGGCCTTTGGTCTTGGACCAGAGCGTTTTGCAATGCTTAAATACGGAGTTAACGACATTCGTGATTTCTATCTCAACGATGTTAGATTCCTAGAACAATTCAAAGGAGTAAATTAA
- a CDS encoding TrmH family RNA methyltransferase — protein MKYIESKKNDEIKQLKKLSATKNIRKTGTYMIEGFHLVREADQYEQDFVKLLVTEKYQEDRLVKKYHEIAVTISEDVAKDLSETKTPQGIFAVIKVQNSDDLTEFSGKWVMMDDVQDPGNVGTIVRTADAAGYDGVITSMDTADFYQPKVQRSMQGSQFHLPIYRMDIDKAINLAKKSGLTIYGSEVNAQAKPYTQLEKQDQFALIMGNEAHGVSQNVLNATDKNIYIPILGKAESLNVAVAAGVLMYGLQTL, from the coding sequence ATGAAGTATATCGAATCGAAAAAAAATGACGAAATTAAACAACTAAAGAAGTTGTCTGCAACTAAAAACATTCGTAAGACTGGTACATACATGATTGAGGGTTTCCATTTAGTTAGAGAAGCCGACCAATATGAACAAGATTTTGTAAAATTATTGGTAACTGAAAAGTACCAAGAAGACCGTCTCGTTAAAAAATATCATGAAATTGCTGTAACTATTTCTGAAGATGTAGCTAAAGACTTGTCAGAAACAAAAACTCCACAAGGAATCTTTGCAGTCATCAAAGTCCAAAATAGTGACGATCTGACAGAATTTTCTGGTAAGTGGGTCATGATGGATGATGTCCAAGATCCTGGTAACGTGGGAACAATCGTTAGAACTGCTGATGCAGCTGGATATGATGGTGTAATTACAAGTATGGATACCGCTGATTTTTACCAACCAAAAGTCCAACGTTCAATGCAAGGTAGTCAATTCCATTTGCCAATTTATCGTATGGATATCGACAAGGCTATCAACTTGGCTAAGAAATCTGGTTTAACTATTTATGGATCAGAGGTAAATGCTCAGGCTAAACCTTATACACAATTAGAAAAACAAGACCAATTCGCTTTGATCATGGGTAATGAAGCCCACGGTGTCAGTCAAAATGTCTTGAACGCTACCGATAAAAATATTTATATCCCAATTCTAGGAAAAGCTGAATCCCTTAACGTAGCGGTTGCAGCTGGAGTTTTGATGTACGGTTTACAAACATTATAA
- a CDS encoding acylphosphatase, giving the protein MKHLSINVDGLVQGVGFRYSTFQVAQELGVNGTVQNEIDGSVSIEAEADQKVLYIFLNRVKSSPSPFGKVTKMDYTFSDDLQHYTKFTVIG; this is encoded by the coding sequence GTGAAACATCTTTCCATTAATGTTGATGGACTCGTTCAAGGCGTGGGCTTTCGTTACTCAACTTTTCAAGTAGCTCAAGAACTGGGCGTCAATGGAACCGTGCAAAATGAGATCGACGGATCCGTTTCAATTGAGGCTGAAGCAGATCAAAAAGTACTTTATATTTTTTTAAATCGTGTTAAATCTTCACCTTCACCCTTTGGAAAAGTTACCAAAATGGACTATACTTTTTCTGACGACTTACAACATTACACAAAATTCACTGTGATTGGTTGA